Proteins co-encoded in one Ignavibacteria bacterium genomic window:
- the tpx gene encoding thiol peroxidase: protein MAEITLKGNKINTIGFLPEEGTDAPDFSLVNTSLAEVSLANYKGKKLVLNIFPSLDTPVCASSVRKFNAEASKLENTEVLCISMDLPFAHSRFCTTDGLEKVSGLSGFRNSSFGEDYGVTIVEGGLSGLYSRAVVVVNEEGKVVYKEQVPEIAQEPDYAAALAALK, encoded by the coding sequence ATGGCAGAAATTACACTAAAAGGAAACAAGATAAACACCATTGGTTTCCTTCCCGAAGAAGGTACTGATGCACCTGATTTTAGTCTCGTAAATACTTCTCTTGCAGAAGTATCACTCGCCAATTACAAAGGAAAAAAACTGGTTTTGAATATTTTCCCCAGTCTTGATACACCTGTTTGTGCTTCATCTGTACGCAAATTCAATGCTGAAGCTTCAAAATTGGAAAACACAGAAGTCCTTTGCATCTCAATGGACCTCCCGTTTGCTCACTCAAGATTTTGCACAACCGATGGCCTTGAAAAAGTAAGTGGACTAAGTGGATTTAGAAATTCCTCTTTTGGAGAAGATTACGGTGTCACCATTGTTGAAGGAGGACTGTCCGGTCTCTATTCCAGAGCAGTGGTAGTTGTGAATGAAGAAGGTAAAGTTGTCTACAAAGAACAGGTACCTGAAATCGCACAGGAACCTGATTATGCTGCAGCACTTGCCGCTTTGAAATAG